A genomic stretch from Falco cherrug isolate bFalChe1 chromosome 3, bFalChe1.pri, whole genome shotgun sequence includes:
- the TMEM70 gene encoding transmembrane protein 70, mitochondrial isoform X2: MVSGPAAPGCPYECSASGITGDPSEKPTASPAGPGCCVAGWRLQVASFQGVALRSLCTSSPYEHPEHGRLVYKGNMAKAVLGVRFFSYSTSVFNLFMMPYIMLKTGIGFESLVIQAAFYGLIGFFTFVTPVTLHVLTKGYVIRLYYKDEMDTYTAITYNAILAEKATVFHQKDVKIPDITKMFTTFYAKTKSMLVNPTLFPNPQDYNHLMGYDKSFYFNLEEEKEADERK; encoded by the exons ATGGTCTCGGGTCCTGCTGCGCCCGGATGCCCCTACGAATGCAGTGCCAGTGGCATCACTGGGGATCCGTCTGAGAAACCCACCGCATCACCCGCGGGGCCGGGGTGCTGCGTCGCCGGGTGGAGGCTACAG GTTGCATCTTTCCAAGGAGTGGCTCTTCGCAGCCTCTGCACATCCTCCCCTTATGAACACCCAGAACATGGAAGATTAGTTTATAAAGGAAATATGGCAAAGGCAGTGTTAG GTGTGAGGTTTTTCTCTTACTCCACCAGCGTATTCAACCTGTTCATGATGCCCTACATCATGCTCAAAACTGGTATTGGGTTTGAAAGTCTGGTTATACAAGCTGCGTTTTATGGGTTGATCGGATTTTTTACGTTTGTAACACCGGTTACTTTGCATGTACTTACAAAAGGCTATGTGATTCGACTCTATTATAAAGATGAAATGGACACATATACAGCCATTACATACAATGCAATCTTGGCAGAAAAAGCGActgttttccatcagaaagATGTAAAGATTCCTGACATCACCAAGATGTTTACAACATTTTATGCTAAAACTAAATCAATGCTTGTTAATCCAACGCTTTTCCCGAATCCTCAGGATTATAACCATCTCATGGGCTATGacaaatccttttattttaacttagaggaggaaaaggaagctgatgaaaggaaataa
- the TMEM70 gene encoding transmembrane protein 70, mitochondrial isoform X1, with translation MLLLLRAAGCRRASASATAWLRGAAHRGLPAACHRGALPAAARAQQVASFQGVALRSLCTSSPYEHPEHGRLVYKGNMAKAVLGVRFFSYSTSVFNLFMMPYIMLKTGIGFESLVIQAAFYGLIGFFTFVTPVTLHVLTKGYVIRLYYKDEMDTYTAITYNAILAEKATVFHQKDVKIPDITKMFTTFYAKTKSMLVNPTLFPNPQDYNHLMGYDKSFYFNLEEEKEADERK, from the exons atgctgctgctgctgcgggctGCCGGTTGCCGGCGCGCCTCCGCCTCCGCCACCGCCTGGCTGCGGGGCGCCGCTCACCGCGGGCTGCCGGCCGCCTGCCACCggggggccctgcccgccgccgctAGGGCCCAGCAG GTTGCATCTTTCCAAGGAGTGGCTCTTCGCAGCCTCTGCACATCCTCCCCTTATGAACACCCAGAACATGGAAGATTAGTTTATAAAGGAAATATGGCAAAGGCAGTGTTAG GTGTGAGGTTTTTCTCTTACTCCACCAGCGTATTCAACCTGTTCATGATGCCCTACATCATGCTCAAAACTGGTATTGGGTTTGAAAGTCTGGTTATACAAGCTGCGTTTTATGGGTTGATCGGATTTTTTACGTTTGTAACACCGGTTACTTTGCATGTACTTACAAAAGGCTATGTGATTCGACTCTATTATAAAGATGAAATGGACACATATACAGCCATTACATACAATGCAATCTTGGCAGAAAAAGCGActgttttccatcagaaagATGTAAAGATTCCTGACATCACCAAGATGTTTACAACATTTTATGCTAAAACTAAATCAATGCTTGTTAATCCAACGCTTTTCCCGAATCCTCAGGATTATAACCATCTCATGGGCTATGacaaatccttttattttaacttagaggaggaaaaggaagctgatgaaaggaaataa
- the ELOC gene encoding elongin-C produces MDGEEKTYGGCEGPDAMYVKLISSDGHEFIVKREHALTSGTIKAMLSGPGQFAENETNEVNFREIPSHVLSKVCMYFTYKVRYTNSSTEIPEFPIAPEIALELLMAANFLDC; encoded by the exons ATGG atggagaagagaaaacataCGGTGGGTGTGAGGGCCCAGATGCTATGTATGTGAAGTTAATATCCTCTGATGGCCATGAGTTCATTGTAAAAAGAGAGCATGCATTAACATCAGGAACAATAAAAGCTATGTTGAGTGGACCAG gacagtttgcagaaaatgaaacaaatgaggTGAATTTTAGAGAGATCCCATCCCATGTCCTATCCAAAGTATGCATGTATTTTACCTACAAGGTCCGCTATACTAACAGCTCTACGGAGATTCCTGAATTCCCAATTGCACCTGAAATTGCACTGGAACTTCTGATGGCTGCAAACTTCTTAGattgttaa